TTTACCAGAGAATTATTATATCAAGGTCTAGATAGAATCTGAAGCTAAATAAGAGAAATGGGGGGTAAAATGACAAAAAAGATCTTAATAGTAGAGGACGAATACTCAATTAATGATATATTGACAATGACCTTAATAAATGAAGGATATGAGGTAGAAAGCTATTTTGATGGAAAGACAGCATTAGAGAGGATAAAAATATTTAAGCCTGATCTAGTACTTTTAGATTTAATGCTTCCAGATATAGATGGTTTTGAAATCTGTAAGCAAATATCTAATGACCATTTAGTTATTATGATTACAGCTAGGGATAGTATTTTCGATAAGATAATAGGATTAGAGCTGGGTGCAGATGATTATATAGTTAAACCATTTGAAATTAAAGAAGTAATAGCTAGAGTAAAAGCATTATTTAGAAGTATTGAAAAGGAAAAACAGGTTTTATCAGAAGAGATTATTGAACTAGGAGAGGGCATAAAAGTAGATTTGTTTGGTGAGCGAGTATTTAAAAATGGTGTGGAGGTTCCGTTAAAGAGACAAGAATCTGCTTTGTTTTTCTTTCTACTGAAGAATAGAAACAGAGTATTTACTAGACCTGAACTGTTGGATAGTGTATGGGGCTATGATTACTATGGAGATTCCAGAACAGTTGATGTCCATGTTAGAAGAATTAGAGCAAAACTAGGAACTCCCACTATTATAGAAACTGTGTTTGGGAAAGGCTATGTAATGAGGTAGAACAATGCTAAATACTATTAGGGGTAAAATAACTACTGGAATAATTCTAATTAGTTTTATAATATTAATAATAATAAACTTTATAATATGGCAGATATTTGAAGAAAATTTGCAAACCTTCATTTTAAATGACATGAAAAGAATCATGTCAATAATGTATTATGGGCTTGAAAGACAAGTATTAAATCTACAGGGAGATATAACTTTATATAATAGAAGTAATTTGTGGTCAATTATGAATAAAGAAAGTCTGCGATACGACATATATTTATCAATAATGTATGATAATGATGGTTATATACAGTTTGCAGGTAAGCTTATTGACAAGAACAGTATGGATAAAATTATAGAAGATAGCAATAACAAATCATCACTGTTATATATTCACAATGAGGATAATAGATATTTTGCAACCTATTCATATCCAGTATATGTAAAGAATAGTTATGTAGGTATATTCGTATTTCAGAAAGATTATTTGACTCAATATAATAACTATAAGGATTTGATGAAGAGGATAATAGTTATTCAATTTATTTTATTCATAATAATGGTATTAATAAACTCTGTTTGGCTAAAGAAATCAACTAATTCACTAAATACGTTGTTAAAAGGAATAAAGTCTATGGGCGAAGGAGAATATTCTAATAGATTAGAAGCAAAAAGTAATGACGAAGTAGCTATCATTATTCACCAGTTCAATAAAATGCAGGATCAAATAGTATCACAAATGGAATATTTAAGACAGGAGAAAGTTAAGATAGAGGAGCTGGAGAAGTCCACTAGGAATTTTTTCAATTATGCGACTCATGAGATGAAGACTCCAATTACTTCAATTACAGGATATGCCCAGTTATTAAGTCAGGGCAAGATAGATGATAAAATAAAAGATAGAGCATATGAAAGAATAATAACAGAAGCTGATAGAATGAATAAAATGGTTCAAAACATGTTGATAGTAGCTAAAGGTAAAGAAATAGAAGAGGAACATAAGGAATACTTTGATCTAAATGAACTGATAGGCAAAATAATTAAAGAATATGGAGTAATATATAATAGAGGAAAGATAGAACTAAATTTAGAAAATGAAAGTATTATAATCTTTGGAAATGAAGAAGAAATAAGAGCAGTTGTTTTAAATCTTATTGATAATGCTATAAAATATAGCGTAGATGGACAAATAAAAATTAGAGTTTGTCTAGATAACCATGCATATATAATACTTGAAAACAAGACATTACCTATACCAGAGGGAATAAAAAACACCCTGTTTGAACCATTTGTAAAGTATAATCATGGCAACCAAAAACAAGCCAGCTCTGGATTAGGGCTTTATATATGTAGAGAATTAATTGAAAAAAATGAAGGTAAAATAAATTATAATTTATATGAGGATACAATTAGTTTTACAATTGAACTACCTATAGTGAACGATTGAAATAGATGAGGAACTACAGGTGCCCATCTATTTTTTTTTGATCTAACCCGATTGTTTCGGACGCTTTTCCGAAAGAATCGTAGGTAGGTCAAACGTACCAAGCACCAAACTTATGTAGGAGAACCGAGCAAATAAATTTATGTTGCGAGACTACGAAATTTAACAATTTGGAAACATCTGGGGCTCATTTGGCAAAAACCCTCTGGTATAATTTGTATTGAGGTATCTTTATTTTTAGCATTATGCAAGTTAAAAAGGAGGATATGCCGTGCTTTCTAGATTTAGCATGAAAGATAAGATTGTAGCTTTGCTACTTATTGCACCAAGTATAATTGGCATATTAGTGTTTTATGTAGCACCATTTACATGGATGGTAATATTTTCTTTCTTTGACAAGCCGGTAAATGGGAGCTTTGTAGGATTAAGTAATTATATTGATTTGATAAATAATGAAGTATACAGAAAGGCGCTGTCTAATACTGCCATATTCACAGGAATCAGTGTCCCATTGATTATAGTATTATCTTTAATACTGGCAATCTTATTAAATCAGAAGATACATTTCAAACACACACTAAGGACTTCTTTTATAATACCATTAGTTGTACCAGTAGCTTCAGTTATTTTATTCTTTGAGTACATATTTGATTATCATGGGCTTATTAATAAAATTTTTTCTATATTTAATATAAAAACTACTGACTGGCTAAACTCATCTTTTGCCATGGTTGTAGTGGTTATAATCTATGTATGGAAAAACCTTGGATATAACATGATATTATTTTTAGCTGGGCTTCAAGGTATCCCCAAAGAATATTATGAAGCTGCCGATATAGATGGTGCCGGAATTCTAACTAAGTTTTTTAATATAACAGCAGTTTATCTGATGCCTACTACTTTTTTCGTAATAGTCATATCTATAATTAACTCCTTCAAGGTATTTAAGGAAGTATATCTTTTATCAGGTAGCTACCCGCATGAAAGCATATATATGCTCCAGCATTATCTCAATAATATGTTTAATAAGCTGGATTATCATAAGCTAGTTACATCAGCAGTACTGATGGCTGTCATATTATATTTAATCATATTCATATTATTTAAGATTCAAAAAAGAGTAGAAAGATATATTGAGGGCTAGGAGGATTAGCATGAGGAAAAATAAAAAACTAGCAGTCACTATATTTCTAATTATAGTTGCCTTATTGGTGCTATTGCCTCTTATAGTGACAGTTACTAATTCTTTTATGAGAAGTTCTGAGATTAATGAAAGCTATGGTGCTTTTATAGGAGACAGCACTACCCAGGATAAAAAAGAAAAGTTTCGAAGTATTAAATTGATTCCAGATAATATAGTAATTGAACAGTACTATGAAGTTTTAGTGGGAAAATCAAAGTTCTTAAGAATGTTTTGGAACTCGGTTTTTCTAGCACTTCCCATAGTCATATTCCAGACAATAATATCATCGTCAGCAGCATTTGTATTTGCAAAAATAAAGTTTAGAGGAAGAGATACGCTTTTTTTTATATACATAATAATTATGATGATGCCATTTCAAGTTACTCTTGTACCTAATTATTTAGTTTTAGATAAGCTAGGTATTTTAGATAATTACCTATCTATAATACTTCCAGGAATATTTGGAGCATTTGGAGTCTTTCTTTTGAGACAATTTATGATTTCTATTCCAAATGAATATATTGAGGCAGCAATGGTTGATGGATGCTCATTGGCGCAGATTTTTTTTAAGGTTATTCTTCCACAGTCTAAGGGAGGAGTGGCTTCTCTTGCTATATTATTATTTATAGACAATTGGAATATGGTTGAACAGCCATTGATATTTTTAAAGGATGTAAATAAACACCCATTGTCCATATATCTTTCTGTAATAAATAGTTCCGAATTAGGCATTGCCTTTGCAGCTAGTGTTATATATATGATACCTGCTCTTTTAGTATTTTTATATGGGCAGAATTACTTAATCGAGGGGATATCTAACTCTACAATTAAAAAATAAGGGGGGGATTATAGTGGAAGATACTAAAAAAATCGATATGAGAAAGAAAAAAATACTTAAAGTTGGTCAGGTTTTTCTTGTAATAATAATATTTTTCACATTTACTTCAAAAAGCATTCGCAACTTAACTCTTCCAAAGGTTAGCACTGTGGATGCAAAGTCAGGAAGTTTAATTATAGAAATAGCCAGAGATGGCATAATAAATGCTGTAAAAAGGATAGAGCACTACATTGATTTTTCTGCAACAGTCAAAGAAGTAAAAGTTTCTGTAGGTGATTCGGTAGTTACAGGAGATACTATATTAGTTCTAGATAAAGAACCTTTAGAACGTGATCTAATAAAAAAGGAAATTGCCCTTAAAAGATTAAAGCTCCAATACGACAATGCTGTGGCAGGAAATATAGAAGATATACTATATACATATGAGCAAAAAATAAAAGAAGCAGAAACTGAACTCTCAAAAATAGAAGAAGAAGTTAAGATAAAAGAACAATTATATAATGAAGGAGCTGTCGCTAAAAGAGAACTAGATAACGCTGTTAGCCAACTTGACCTAGCAAAAATTAAACTTGAAAATGCAAATAATGACTTAGAAAAACAATTAGAGAAGTCAGACAGGGAAAAAGAAAACAGAGAAAGAGAAATGGAGCTTATGAAGCTTGATATATCAAATGCTGAAATAGAAATCGAAGAGCTAA
This window of the Proteiniborus sp. DW1 genome carries:
- a CDS encoding response regulator transcription factor, coding for MTKKILIVEDEYSINDILTMTLINEGYEVESYFDGKTALERIKIFKPDLVLLDLMLPDIDGFEICKQISNDHLVIMITARDSIFDKIIGLELGADDYIVKPFEIKEVIARVKALFRSIEKEKQVLSEEIIELGEGIKVDLFGERVFKNGVEVPLKRQESALFFFLLKNRNRVFTRPELLDSVWGYDYYGDSRTVDVHVRRIRAKLGTPTIIETVFGKGYVMR
- a CDS encoding HAMP domain-containing sensor histidine kinase, whose protein sequence is MLNTIRGKITTGIILISFIILIIINFIIWQIFEENLQTFILNDMKRIMSIMYYGLERQVLNLQGDITLYNRSNLWSIMNKESLRYDIYLSIMYDNDGYIQFAGKLIDKNSMDKIIEDSNNKSSLLYIHNEDNRYFATYSYPVYVKNSYVGIFVFQKDYLTQYNNYKDLMKRIIVIQFILFIIMVLINSVWLKKSTNSLNTLLKGIKSMGEGEYSNRLEAKSNDEVAIIIHQFNKMQDQIVSQMEYLRQEKVKIEELEKSTRNFFNYATHEMKTPITSITGYAQLLSQGKIDDKIKDRAYERIITEADRMNKMVQNMLIVAKGKEIEEEHKEYFDLNELIGKIIKEYGVIYNRGKIELNLENESIIIFGNEEEIRAVVLNLIDNAIKYSVDGQIKIRVCLDNHAYIILENKTLPIPEGIKNTLFEPFVKYNHGNQKQASSGLGLYICRELIEKNEGKINYNLYEDTISFTIELPIVND
- a CDS encoding sugar ABC transporter permease, whose amino-acid sequence is MLSRFSMKDKIVALLLIAPSIIGILVFYVAPFTWMVIFSFFDKPVNGSFVGLSNYIDLINNEVYRKALSNTAIFTGISVPLIIVLSLILAILLNQKIHFKHTLRTSFIIPLVVPVASVILFFEYIFDYHGLINKIFSIFNIKTTDWLNSSFAMVVVVIIYVWKNLGYNMILFLAGLQGIPKEYYEAADIDGAGILTKFFNITAVYLMPTTFFVIVISIINSFKVFKEVYLLSGSYPHESIYMLQHYLNNMFNKLDYHKLVTSAVLMAVILYLIIFILFKIQKRVERYIEG
- a CDS encoding carbohydrate ABC transporter permease → MRKNKKLAVTIFLIIVALLVLLPLIVTVTNSFMRSSEINESYGAFIGDSTTQDKKEKFRSIKLIPDNIVIEQYYEVLVGKSKFLRMFWNSVFLALPIVIFQTIISSSAAFVFAKIKFRGRDTLFFIYIIIMMMPFQVTLVPNYLVLDKLGILDNYLSIILPGIFGAFGVFLLRQFMISIPNEYIEAAMVDGCSLAQIFFKVILPQSKGGVASLAILLFIDNWNMVEQPLIFLKDVNKHPLSIYLSVINSSELGIAFAASVIYMIPALLVFLYGQNYLIEGISNSTIKK
- a CDS encoding efflux RND transporter periplasmic adaptor subunit codes for the protein MEDTKKIDMRKKKILKVGQVFLVIIIFFTFTSKSIRNLTLPKVSTVDAKSGSLIIEIARDGIINAVKRIEHYIDFSATVKEVKVSVGDSVVTGDTILVLDKEPLERDLIKKEIALKRLKLQYDNAVAGNIEDILYTYEQKIKEAETELSKIEEEVKIKEQLYNEGAVAKRELDNAVSQLDLAKIKLENANNDLEKQLEKSDREKENREREMELMKLDISNAEIEIEELKKMIKNCTVIATNDGIIKEINFKEGMVANNSKPLYVLDSPDKGFEATVAVNNEESQYLETGDRVQVFLKSESSSSLNGEIKTIKDAENTDKKLITVGLEDQNLKGGEAVEVYIKKPIGSYKYLVPRQALRTDEQGKFVFILEERQGPLGKEYYVVRNGVTEGDSDNNNVGIFSGLMGSERIIVRSSKPISEGSLVTIE